CGACTAAAGATAATGAGTACTTGGACGGTTTACTCGATTTTACGCTGAATACGGGCTTCCGCCCTGGTCCTCTACCACGCTTTGCTGATGATCATGTTTGTATGCAAGCGTACTTACCGCTCTATCCTCTGTTTGATATGCCAGAAGCAGTCGAATACGCAACAAAAGCTTTGGATATTATGGTCGATGAACCAAAGCCGGGTCGCGAAGATTGGTGGTGGTGTGATTCATTGTTTATGGCACCGCCAGTTTTTGCCGGTCTGACGGTTGCAACCGGTGATGACAAGTACCTTAACTATATGGATAAAGCATGGTGGGATGCGGTTGACAATCTATTTGATGCCGAAACCAATCTTTACTACCGCGACAAACGTTATATCCCAAATGCAGAAGGGACAGAACTACGAGAAGCGAATGGCGAAAAAGTATTTTGGAGCCGCGGTATTGGTTGGGTTTTAGCTGCTGTGCCACGAATTTTAGCTCACATGCCATCGGATTATCCAACGCGTCAACGTTACCTTGACATGTACTGTGCTTTGGCTGCTGAAGTAATTAAGTATCAGCAAGCGGATGGTTTCTGGCGTACTAGTCTACTTGACCCAGAAAGTTTCCCTGCTCCGGAGAGTAGTGCGACATCACTGTTCTGCTACGGCTTAGCATGGGGTATTGAACAAGGGCACCTAGACCGAGAGACTTACTTGCCAGTAGTAAATAAAGCATGGGCTGCGTTGGAAGGTTGTATTCATGAAAA
The genomic region above belongs to Vibrio ponticus and contains:
- a CDS encoding glycoside hydrolase family 88/105 protein, which gives rise to MNNGQILEQMKRVYSWQRDNRTRFVTRSTGKKRFLKATDWERGVFWLSVAQAWQATKDNEYLDGLLDFTLNTGFRPGPLPRFADDHVCMQAYLPLYPLFDMPEAVEYATKALDIMVDEPKPGREDWWWCDSLFMAPPVFAGLTVATGDDKYLNYMDKAWWDAVDNLFDAETNLYYRDKRYIPNAEGTELREANGEKVFWSRGIGWVLAAVPRILAHMPSDYPTRQRYLDMYCALAAEVIKYQQADGFWRTSLLDPESFPAPESSATSLFCYGLAWGIEQGHLDRETYLPVVNKAWAALEGCIHENGMIGWVQLPAFNPRDVEFEHNIDYGAGAFLLAATAMLALTE